The Nocardioides sp. S-1144 genome includes a region encoding these proteins:
- a CDS encoding sigma-70 family RNA polymerase sigma factor — MTTTATERANLDMTAQETSGGPGSDRGTTELDDFDGLTSRYQRELLAHCYRMSGSVHEAEDLVQETFLRAWKASATFQGRSSVRTWLYRIATNVCLTNLEGKPRRPLPAGLGTSDQMAGDALEENHEIAWLEPVPDAAVVVAERDTLRLAFVAALQHLPARQRAVLILRDVLRWSAAETAEALDTTSAAVNSALQRAHAQLGERALTEDTVVEDLSDAQRGLLDRYLDAFWRKDIDTIVGLLKADATWDMPPFTNWYRGAGNIGDLIGTKCPGGVHDMAMVATTANGQPAFGLYMRVPGGHFEPFHLQVLHLDGDLVRHVTAFFETRLFATFGLPASLPADYLPADHLPAVPAAPAAPTGS, encoded by the coding sequence ATGACGACGACGGCGACGGAGCGGGCGAACCTCGACATGACGGCGCAGGAGACCAGCGGCGGGCCCGGCAGCGACCGGGGCACCACCGAGCTCGACGACTTCGACGGCCTGACCTCGCGCTACCAGCGCGAGCTGCTGGCCCACTGCTACCGGATGAGCGGGTCGGTCCACGAGGCCGAGGACCTCGTCCAGGAGACGTTCCTGCGGGCGTGGAAGGCGAGCGCCACGTTCCAGGGCCGCAGCTCGGTGCGCACGTGGCTGTACCGGATCGCCACCAACGTGTGCCTGACCAACCTCGAGGGCAAGCCGCGCCGGCCGCTGCCCGCGGGGCTCGGCACCTCCGACCAGATGGCCGGCGACGCCCTCGAGGAGAACCACGAGATCGCCTGGCTCGAGCCGGTCCCGGACGCCGCCGTGGTGGTCGCCGAGCGCGACACGCTGCGCCTGGCGTTCGTCGCCGCGCTCCAGCACCTGCCGGCCCGCCAGCGCGCGGTGCTCATCCTGCGCGACGTGCTGCGGTGGTCGGCCGCCGAGACGGCCGAGGCGCTCGACACGACGTCGGCCGCGGTGAACTCCGCCCTCCAGCGCGCCCACGCCCAGCTCGGCGAGCGCGCCCTCACCGAGGACACCGTCGTGGAGGACCTGAGCGACGCCCAGCGCGGACTCCTCGACCGCTACCTCGACGCGTTCTGGCGCAAGGACATCGACACCATCGTCGGGCTGCTCAAGGCCGACGCCACGTGGGACATGCCGCCGTTCACCAACTGGTACCGCGGCGCCGGCAACATCGGCGACCTGATCGGCACCAAGTGCCCCGGCGGCGTCCACGACATGGCGATGGTCGCCACCACCGCCAACGGCCAGCCCGCGTTCGGGCTCTACATGCGGGTGCCCGGCGGCCACTTCGAGCCGTTCCACCTCCAGGTCCTGCACCTCGACGGCGACCTGGTCCGCCACGTCACCGCCTTCTTCGAGACCCGGCTCTTCGCGACGTTCGGGCTGCCGGCCTCGCTCCCCGCCGACTACCTGCCCGCCGACCACCTGCCCGCCGTCCCGGCCGCGCCGGCCGCGCCGACCGGGTCGTGA
- a CDS encoding TIGR03086 family metal-binding protein: protein MNDAPAGGVELLERAIAYTRGSLLPVTPAHLRLPTPCAAWDLDRLLTHMDDVLDAFTEGARGAVALRPSTPLDVRVATLQAKACDLLGAWSGPHAPDVVHVAGLPVPTEVLLRAAALEITVHGWDVAETTRTTGEASALPEALARQLLPVAAGLVADADRGTRFGPGAEVDPDGGASSRLLAFLGRRPGRHLTGPVPLDSPHYGPERRSAS, encoded by the coding sequence GTGAACGACGCCCCCGCCGGGGGCGTCGAGCTGCTCGAGCGGGCCATCGCCTACACGCGGGGCTCGCTGCTGCCCGTCACCCCCGCCCACCTGCGGCTCCCGACGCCGTGCGCCGCGTGGGACCTCGACCGCCTCCTGACCCACATGGACGACGTCCTCGACGCCTTCACCGAGGGCGCCCGCGGTGCTGTCGCGCTGCGGCCGAGCACGCCGCTCGACGTCCGGGTCGCGACGCTGCAGGCCAAGGCCTGCGACCTGCTCGGGGCGTGGAGCGGACCGCACGCCCCGGACGTCGTCCACGTGGCCGGGCTGCCGGTGCCGACCGAGGTGCTGCTGCGGGCAGCGGCGCTCGAGATCACGGTGCACGGCTGGGACGTCGCCGAGACGACCCGGACCACCGGCGAGGCGTCCGCGCTGCCCGAGGCACTGGCCCGCCAGCTGCTCCCGGTCGCGGCCGGGCTGGTCGCCGACGCCGACCGCGGCACCCGGTTCGGACCCGGCGCCGAGGTCGACCCCGACGGCGGCGCGTCGTCCCGGCTGCTGGCGTTCCTCGGCCGGCGGCCCGGGCGACACCTGACTGGTCCAGTCCCCCTGGATTCCCCCCATTACGGTCCGGAACGGCGTTCTGCTTCCTAG